The segment AGCAGGACGTTGACCTGGACGAACACTCAGGCGTGCTGACAGTGACTTCCTTCCAAGGGTTTTGTCCATTtatagatggataaacaaatgcatgcatgctcagtcatgtctgactccttgtaatcccatggactataatctgctaggctcctctgtccatggaagttttccaggcaagaatactggagtgggttgcaatttcctactccaggggatcttcccaacctggggaccgaatccacgtctcttgactctcctgcattggtaggcagattctttaccactgagccacctggaaagccccagtagATGGGGTTACAAACCCTCTCAGATGAGTCACTCCACCTAGTCTTGGTACTCTATTAAAGGGGTCACCAgccttttctgtaaagggccagacagtAGATATTTCAGTCTGTGCAGCCCATCTCATCTGTTACAACTGTTTGTGAGGCAAAAGCAGCCACAGTGGGCCATGAGTGGGCATAGCTATGACCCAATAAAACCCTATTTGTGGACACTGAAGGATGAATTCCATacaatttttgttcttttgttactcagttgtgtctgactctttgccacccatggactgtagccctccaggctctccagtccatggggtttcccaggcaagaatactggagtgggttgccatttccaggaggtcttcccaacccagggatcgaacccatgtctcctgcactggcaggtggattctttaccgctgagccatcagagaagccctcccATTTAGTTTTTGCAGGTCACAAAATGTTATTCTTCTCTTGATTATtctcaacaatttttaaatgttgaaaccAATCTTAGGTCATGGGCTGTACAGAAACAAGCGGTGAATTTACCCTCAGGCCCTGTCTTCCCACCTTTGTTCTAGACTATGATTCCTTGTGTGGCCCAGTTTCTGGTAAAATGACTTTAGCTTCTTATAGAGTTTGAGTCAGAATAGCTGGTCAGAAGTAAACTGTTACTTGATGACGTAACAGAGCATCGTTTTCCTGAACTGTAGCATGGAAGTCTTCTCTGAAAGCTTAAGAATACCTGTTGGGCTTTTCAGAGTTAGTGACCCTACTAGTTTCCTCAGTAGAGTCCCCCAGGAACCTGACAAGCGGGGATTGGGAGCCTAAATGGAGGCCGGCCTGCACCTCTTAGGGTGGTCTTTGTCTCTCTAGCCCTTCGGAAATCAAAGAGATCCTGCACCTGGCCACACTGAATGAGCTGGAGGTCATTCCCTTGGTGCAGACATTTGGGCACATGGAGGTAAGTGGGAGGAAGGGAAGTTACCTTGCACCCAGGTGTGGGGTTCAGGGATGCACAGGCAGGGCTAGCCACCTGCAGGGAACAGCTCAGCGCTGCACAGAGAGGCTCTGTGAACAGCTGAGGAGCTGTTGTCTGATAAATCCAACATCTAGGCCCTCTCAACGTCAGTTTCCATAGACTTGTTTTTCCTTTGAGTGTCCATCCCACTTGCCAGTTATTTGCACGTCTCAATTTCTGGTTGACAATTGGACATTTCAGATCATATGTTACAGCGAATCTGACTTCTTCCCCCATGGGTAGTTTTAAATTGCCTGGATTTACTCTGTCTCCCCAGATGTGTGTGGCCACAAATGCCTCTGTTaggtttttattcttgtttttactttttgctcTTAGGGGGTCACTCTTCTGTCTTGACAGCTGGTGATTCCACGCAGGTTGGGCAGTAGTTGTGCCCAAGCCCGTAAGGCTCCACGTCATGCCCCAGGGGCTGGGGTGCCACACTTAAGAGCTCAGCCAGTGCTCAGTCTGCCGTGGCTCCTGCTTTCCACCCAGCCCTCtcaggcctgtgtgtgtgtgtgtgtgtgtgtgtgtgtgtgtgtggccccAGCCAGCTGGTGTGAAGGAGAACATGTGTCACCTCTGTGGTTCTGTGAGGACTGCAGAATTCAGAACAGTTTGTCACTCTTACTGACAGGTCTCCAAGGACTGGGTTTACCCACATCCAGCTGCTGGTGGTGCCCAGCCAGGGTGGGGCCCTGGGCAGAAGCTGCAGAATCTCTGTTTTTACCCAAAGTTGTGGCGGTCTTTCATGAACAAacatttcccagtttgttgttcACCTTTGGTTGGTTTCTGGAGGCCTGAAATTGTTGTTTTTGACAAATGGTTCCACTTTGtacttgttgtgtgtgtgtgtgtgtatgtgtgtgttgggcaGAGCGGTGGGGAGTGGGTAGTTTGCCAGCCTCTTCACTTGAGCAAGAAGTCCACCCACATGTAATTCTGCTGTGAAGGGAGACTGTCTTGTCCACTTTCTCACTCAGCCTAGTTAGAGGTGGAAGGGAGAAGGGCTGTTGACCAAGCAGCCTCGTTGCTCAGAGCCCTGGCTCCGGTGCCCAGGGCAGCCCCATCTGGCCCCCCTGGGAACTCTAATAGACACGAGGCTGGCAGGGTGCAGGGGCAGGAGCCCAACTGTGGGGAGCTCGGGCATAAGCTTCTCCCCAGGGTCGCCAGCTTTCCTATTGTCTCCCTGCAGTTTGTGCTGAAGCATGAGGCTCTCACTCACCTCCGGGAAGTGGCACGTTTCCCCAACACCCTGAACCCCCACAAAGAGGAGTCCGTGGCACTGGTCAGAGCCATGATCGACCAGGTGATGGAGCTGCACCCGGGCGCCCGGTGGTTCCACGTCGGCTGCGATGAGGTGGGTGCCTCCCCTTGCCAGCAGGCGACTCCCCTAAATCTGCAGCAGCCCCTTCTCTTCACCTCAAGGTCACCTGCTCCCACCTTGTGGGGTCTTCTCTTAAATAGAAAAGTAGCTCCAGAAATAAAGAAAGGCTGGCTGAGGAGATGTGCCCCAGTGAGGGCCGTGGTCCCCGCTGACAAGTGATCTCCCGTGGGCAAACCTGCTGAGCCAAGCAGGGTGCAATGGGGTGCAGGCACCCACGGGACAGCAGAGCAGCCCCTAGTTACTGCACGTTCATGTCCTTGGGGCCAAGGTGGCCATGAGATTGAGCCGGTTACTTTTCTCCAGGTGAAGCAGTGCATTTTCAGACAGTGGGAGAAGGGAAATACCACTTTAGGGTCATGGAGCACTGGCTGGAAAGGCAGTTCCCAGGGGTGCCCCACCTTGTCCTCAAGAAACACAGGATCTTAGGAAGATTACCAGCCACCGAGCAGTGACCCAAAGACCTCTGCTCGTCTGAGCTCAGGCATCTGAGCTAGGACAGTGGTTTGTGGACATTTTATTCCAGAGTTTGATCCTCTTCttcaaaaaaacctttttttaaaaaaaaatacatgtaatataGAATTTACCACCGAAAGCGATTGAAAGTGAACAGTCCGGTAACTTTTCAGTGATTCTCAGTGTTGTGCAGCCCTCATCCCTGCCTAGTGCAGGGCCTCTcatctccccacccaccccccgccctctACCCCTGCATCCATGTCTCCTTTGCATCTCTGCATTATCCCCCCGCCCCAGCACCCCGTAAGTGAAATGCTGCTGCATGCGTGGGCTTCTCTCCCTGGGCACCTTCTCCAGCTTCATTCATCTACATGgcagctgagtgatattccagcGTGTGGACAGGCCACGCTCTGTTTATCCATCTTGTGTTGCTGGATGTCTGGTCATTTTTACCTTCTGGCTCTTGTGGTGCCCCTGTGCCCAGGCTCAAGGGAGTCTTTGAGCTGAGTTTGGGTGTTGGTAAAGAGGCAGGGGCGCCCTTCACCGCCCCCTCCCCATGGGCAGCTTCCCCGAGATTCTCCCAGGCCACAGCATGAACCTGTGGGTGAGGATGAGTGGTCCCGGGGCCAACCCACCCGTGTCTCCTCCTAGGTCTACTACCTTGGAGAGGGTGAGACCTCAAGACAGTGGTTGCAGCAGGAGCCCAACAGCAAAGCAAAGCTGTGTCTGTCCCACATGGAGGCGGTGGCCAGCCACGTGCGGGCCCGGTACCCCACTACAACGCCCCTGATGTGGGATGACATGCTGCGGGACATCCCAGAGGACCAGCTCTCAGGTCGGCAGGGCGCAGCCCTGGCgggcggggggtggtggtggtggtggtggtggtgcaggCCACGCTCAGCAGGGGGGCTTCCTGGTGCCACGAGGAGTGGAAGCCAAGTGCTCCGAGCCCCCAGCTGCTCAGGAGAGACCTAGACCCTGTTGTAGAGCTGCAATGAAGCTTCTAGTTCCAGACCATCCTGTTATTAGGACCACTTTCACGTGTTTCTCATATGACAGTGCCATTTCCCTAAAAGGTCTTGCAGGAGTGTGGTTGTGAGAGACCTGACCTGGAGGGTAGCATGAGGCCCTGGGTCGGCACCGACCGTCGGGAGCAGGGGATGGGTTCGGAGCAGGGGCCCCCAGCAGACCATGAGAGCACCCAGTGCTTCTAGGGTCCTTGGCCTCACACGCCTGCACTGCCAGCCCTGTAGGGGCTCCACTGAGGTTCACACTGGCTGGTTGAGGTAAGCAGAGGCCCCCCGAGCCCAAGCCCAGCAAGGCCTAGCTTGAGGCTttggggtgagatggggagatgGCCACACATGCTTCTGCAAGGTCCAGGTGTCCTGGCTGCAGCCGTTACCACGTGTGGCCacttaaattttaattcattataaATAAGTCCGCTTAGCAGTGCATTCCTGCTGCACCTGGGCCTGCCCCGCGTGCAGACACAGTGCAGCTCCCTCCCTTGAGGGACCACCAAGGCCCATGGCCTTAGCAGCTCCAGCAGCGTCCAGTCACTTCCAGAGCTGACTGGCCTGGCGGCTGCGGCGTTTATGACCAAACGCTTAGTGCAGTACTGAGTctgtacttgctgctgctaagtcacgtcagtcgtgtccgactctgtgcgaccccacagacgggcgcccccaaggctcccccatccctgggattctccaggcaagaacactggagtgggttgccatttccttctccaatgcatgaaagtgaaaagtgaaagcgaagtcgctcagtcgtgtccgactcttagcgaccccatggactacagcccaccggctcctccgtccatgggagtttccaggcaagagtactggagtgggttgccagtgtctTCTCCGGAGTCTGTACTTAAATCCATTTTAATGCAAGAAAGGAGGGCTGAAGGCTGAAGGGACCCGCCCTCATGGCCTCTCTCCACTCCTAGGGTCAAGGGTGCCGCAGCTGGTGGAGCCTGTGCTTTGGGACTATGGGGCCGACCTGGACCTCCACGGGAAAGGTCAGTACCAGAACGGAGCCGGGCGGTCATGGGCTCCTCTTGGTTTTCCCCACAGACAAGCATGTGTTTTGGGCTTCACAGCTACACCTCGTCAGGGCCTGCCACTCACACCTCTTACTTGCTCACCCAGCGCTCCTTGTGGAGAAGTACCAGAAGAGCGGCTTCTCCTGGCTCTGGGCCGCCAGCGCCTTCAAGGGGGCCACAGGAGTGAACCAGAGCCTGACCCCTATTGAGCACCACCTCAGAAACCACCTGCAGTGGCTGCAGGTGGCGGGCAGTGTGCCAGCGGACACGCTGCGGGGCATCATCCTGACTGGCTGGCAGAGGTGAGGCCACGGGGGGCCCAGGGATGCCCTTGGGAGGGTTGAAGCGGCTCCCGTCACTCAGGACACATGGCCCTCCTCAGCCCATCCAGTCTGGGCCTCAGTTCTCACCTTCTGTCAAGAGGAAGCAGCCAGCACTCTGAGGAGGGTGTGGGAGGACCAGCCGCACAAAACAAGCACTTGGGGTCAAGCCCCTCACACCACACTGCTGAAGGGATGCGGCTCAGGGTGTTAGCACCCCGGGGCACTGGCCCTCCTGGTGCACGCTCTGTCTGCACCGTGCGTGTCTCTGCATGTTCACACCACCCCAGCCACTTTGGGAGAGGCATGAAGACAGACCTCAGCTCATTCAGAATTTCACACCATCTGAAAAGTAGAGTTACAAGTTAACGCCTGGTCCCAGGCAAGTCCTGGCCTCAGGTCCCATCCTGAGGGGGAGGCCAGGGGCCCCAACACCAAGAGCAGGAGGCCCTGACTCCACGGGAGGCAACCGGAGGTGGGGCTAACTGCTGACCCTCAGCCCTCACTTACAGAGCTGAGTCAAAGATGAACTTCCAAGAATTTCAAGGTGGCAACTGCAGAGCATTCAGCCCCGGCAGGTCCCTCTGGGTGGGATCTGAGTGTGACTGCCAGCTGCATAACCACAAAACCAAGGAAGCTTCTGGAAGCAGCAGAAGCTTCTCGATCCCTGTCCTGTCTCACGGTGGCTCATGCCCGAGCATCCGCTGAGTCCCTCTCCCGCGGACTTAGGTATGACCACTTCTCTGTGCTGTGCGAGCTGCTGCCCGTGGGAATCCCGTCCCTGGCCGTCTGTCTGCAGGCACTGCTGCACGGTAtggtcccctgctcctcccaggaAGCCAAGTGCCGGGGCCCCCAACTGCCACCTCCACCTGGCTGGACTGTGGTCTTACAGCCTGGGTCTTCAAGCCTAAACCCA is part of the Bubalus kerabau isolate K-KA32 ecotype Philippines breed swamp buffalo chromosome 4, PCC_UOA_SB_1v2, whole genome shotgun sequence genome and harbors:
- the HEXD gene encoding hexosaminidase D, whose amino-acid sequence is MSDSSPFKMRLVHLDLKGAPPKVCYLSEIFPLFRALGANGILIEYEDMFPYEGHLRLLRAKHAYSPSEIKEILHLATLNELEVIPLVQTFGHMEFVLKHEALTHLREVARFPNTLNPHKEESVALVRAMIDQVMELHPGARWFHVGCDEVYYLGEGETSRQWLQQEPNSKAKLCLSHMEAVASHVRARYPTTTPLMWDDMLRDIPEDQLSGSRVPQLVEPVLWDYGADLDLHGKALLVEKYQKSGFSWLWAASAFKGATGVNQSLTPIEHHLRNHLQWLQVAGSVPADTLRGIILTGWQRYDHFSVLCELLPVGIPSLAVCLQALLHGDFAENVKARVENFLGISSLEEMSFRSEGAGSFPGSDILALVTQVSLHLCSSVDALLERDRYVTGWFSPYHRRRKLIHPVMIEHIQPQALSLLARWNALAGELEAALQRVFYPDTVEEWLEENMHPSLRRLQALLQDLGEAASPRQDSGQDP